ATTTAGACCTGTCTGTAGTGTATCAGGTAAGTTCAAATATCGTCAGATCAATATTATGGTTCAAGTTTCTACTTAAAATCATTTGCTTAATCACAAATTTGTGAACTGtgaggccaaatggccttctttaATATCATGAGGATATATGGagattaacctgttcagtgccaccccgaGTATACTCAGGTCAGAGTATACAAGTGAAAAAAATCTTGGCAGTGAACCTTGAACCAAAACAATCAGACCAGCAATAAAACATGAGCATGCATTTCTTTTTATGTTAATTAATAACCATCAAGCAATTTAGCAGCGGTAACCTGGTGGAGTTCAACTAATTAACATACTTCTGTTGGCCAGCCCCGATCGGTCCTGTGCCTTTCTCGTCTCCAGGTCTTCCCCCCACcctatactttcagtctgaaaaagggtcccaacccataatgtcacccatcctttttgtctagagatgctgcctgacccgctgaactacacCAGCAATATGTGTCTATACTTCTGTCGGAGTTAGCTGGATGCATTTGACTTATATTTAACctctattttagttttatttttggagatacagcatggaaacagattctacgacccattgagtccacaccaaccatcactcacccattcatactagttctatgttaactttctcatcaactcccaacACATTCGGGAcatttttacagaggccgattaacttacaaatccacacaattttgggatgtgggaggaaaccagagcacccggaggaaacccatgaggtcacagggagaacatccaaactctgtacagacaacacccaaggttaggatcgaacccgggtctctggtgctgcgtgcCGGTGGCACCACTGCACCATCTGTATACCAAGGAACAGGCCAGAATCACCTATAATTAAAACCTGGTCTTCATGGATGGTGTTTTTATTCAGAAACCAAATGGATGAGAAAATCAAAGACTGATGATTCCAAACGGGGACACCATGGACTGATGTCGTTCATGTTCTATTACTTTATTGTATCATTTGTTCTCTTTGTTTTATCCTCAtgggtgtttttttaaattctgttttcTCCAATTGTTCCTAGCAATTGACAAGGAAGCTATCTCTGTGAGAGGAAGTCTTGCTGATTTTCATTCTTTATTTTGTAATTTTAAGATTTCTTTATTTAATAAAACAAGCAGGGACCATTGCCTTATTCCATCCAAGTATGGATGACATCAGCTCTTGTGATTCTTCTCCTTCATCAGTCAAGTAAGAGGGTGTTGTTTACCATGGACACAGTGTGACATCTTTCATGTTCTCTTACAATATCCGTCCTTCATTCTCTTTTTCCTCTTTATCCGCAGAAGTATGGGGATCTTTGACCCAGGTATTACAGTATCCACTGCTGCCAGTCAACCTACTCCAATGCCTGAAGTTCCTTGAGAACTTTCACTCCTTGGAAAACTGGTGACGTTCATACAATGAAATTCAAATCCACCCGATGttgaaagtctgaaataaaaacaaaaaatgctggaaacactcagcaggtaaggcgaCAAATGTACAGCAGAAAGAGAAACAAACTTAATGTTGCCGGTCGAAATGCCCTCCATACGAATGATGAAAAAAGGGGAAAGCACATTGGTTTTAAGTTGCATAGTAGGGGAACATTATTTGGAGACAATGTGAGTCTGCATGAGACTTACACAGTAGCTCCAACAAGGAAGAAGTGTACTACATGTCAGAACCACAACATTTGATCGTGGGACCCATTACAGTCGAGAAGACATCTTCATGACTGATGATTGTGAGATGATTGACCATTAAAGAGCTAACAGCCTGTGTTGAAGAAAGACATTTATTAATGGGGCAAAGTGCTGGTTTCTTGCAGAAATAACTTCCCCGCCCAATTTATTCGGCACTCTAACAGTGTCATTATAGGCACACAAGAAACAGTAGATGGATCTGAAATCTGCAGCCTggacaagggtcccaacccaaatcatcatctgtccattacctccacagatgctgcctgacccactgagttccttcagcagtttgtgtagGGTCACTATTGATTCAACTCCTTCTTCACAAGTGCAATTGCCAGCAACCTTGGGTTTTGGATAGGACCGGCAGAAATAGGACCTGAGTATTTCAATCCAGAACTGGTCATTCAGCCACTGATCAATTGTTCCATTCGTATCAACTGAACTGCACCAAAGCAACTTTCCCTTTTGCTTAATGATATACTTTTCATCATTGTGTGGAACACGGCATAGAAACTTGATTTCTGTTGTACGATACACATTGTCTCATTACCTATATCCATATACTGGTTGTTCATTCTGTTGATGGACTCAGATCTTTGTTTTAAATGTggcttattttgtttttaattgggACTAAGGCCTTGGGTTGGCTTGTGGCCAAAGTGTGGATTTGTATTAGTGACCCAGGATGACATTATCTGCCTCGGCAGGCCAGTTGGCTCTAGGAGGCAGTGAAGACAGATAAAACAACATTAGTGCTGTACCCTTGGACTCAGCCCCATCACATGTAATTGAACTCCGAAATACAAGATCAATACATATGGAAGAAAAGCATTGGATGGTGTCCAGAATATCACATGTGAATggcaacctgacatacaattttaCTTCCTGGTGATGTTAATTTAGGCAGGTGTTTGTGATTATTTAGAGGAAATGCCTGCTTAAAGATAAAAAAATATGGGGTGAAAAAGACAGTGAAGGATGCAGGCATGATACTGTGCAATGGGAGCATTGTGCAGCACTCTGCTTACAAGGTAATGCCCTCATATGAAAGGCATGTGTGACATCACTGGGATCTTTGCTCACAGTTTGGTCGTTCCAAAGTGCGATGAAGGATGAATCATTCAATGATtcctgaagagagagagagagagagagagagagagagagagagagagagagagagagagagagagagagagagagagagagagagagagagagagagagagagagagagaggaggggggggggcaggggggggggggggagtgggagggggggggagtgggaggggggggggaggctatacatgtttacaatcgacccatccagtgtacaaatacatgataaagggaataacattcaatgcaagacaaagtccagtaaaatccgattaaagatcgtcTGAGGGTAGATAGTAgcacaggactgctctctagtcgtTGATAGGATGGatgagttgcctgatgacagctgggaagaaactgtccctgaatctggaggtgtgcgttttcatgcttctgtacctcttggctgatgggataggggagaagacggagtGACTGGAGACGGagactcatctttgattatgctggtggctatgCTAAAGCAGCGTGGAATCAATGGAAGAAAGGTTGGTTGAAGTGAATCGGGCTAAACTcaaacttatggaaggaccgtgtttagattttatttttagatttcgagatacagcacagaaacaggcccttcggcccaccgggtccgcgctgcccagcgatccccgcacattaacactatcctacacccactagggacaatttttacatttgcccagccaattaacctacaaacctgtatgtctttggagtgtgggaggaaactgaagatctcggagaaaacccgcgcaggtcactgggagaacgtacaaactctgtacagacagcacccgtagtcgggatcgaacccgggtctccggcgctgcattcactgtaagacagcaactctactgctgcgccaccgtgccgcccttgttgttGGGTCAGATGTTGCACAATTTTAATGATGAAGGATATTCAAATCAGGATGGTGATTTTTACCCATGCTCTTGCTATCCTTGCCTTTCCTGGGGATAGAGGCCACATATTTGGATGAAGAAGCCAAGGTGAGTATTTGCAGTGCTTCTCAGTAATGAATGATGTGACAATTCAGGCTAGTTGGCAATGGAATGCCATTGTCCTAGTGTCTAGATTGTTAAGCATTGTCGCACACATCCTGACATGCCTGGTGAACAATATTGTGGCTCTTGGGATTTAGAAGATGATGGACTAGCCACAGAATGTGATCTCTTATAGTACATATGTCATTGGTCTATTTAAGTTTCTAGTCAGTAGTAACAACAAAGGATTTTGAAGGCAAGCATATTCGTAGTGGTAATGTCAATTAATGTCAAGAAGATTTAGTTAGTCTCTCTCTTGGTAGATATAGTTATAAGTTGGCACTTAGGAGACATGAATATCAGCCCCTGCAGAAGGGCAGAAGGGAAATGTATAACCTGGGGTATGTGTATTTCTTCGTAAGTGTATTCTGTATAAGTTTCCTTTAGTTAGTAGATACTGGTggcataggtggtgagagcaggtattgaaaggggtggttctgggacaccagaactaactgttgagccttcccgaggtgtcatgggcctaactcaccaaaacaccagtgaagggaggtgcccacttgataccTGCATCTACACGATCAGTTTTTATGTGCTTAACATGTAGGTAGCttattattgcatatggagttagatTTTGTCATTAGTATCAGTGCGTATAagcagtttagatactactttagctttgggcttggttttcttggttgagtgctgATCCTGGTTTTATAgcacgtactttgtgttttaattgtaatctaCCTTTTTTGTTCCTGTTACCATCTCAGGCACCAACAACTAACATCAGAGGAGGATCACCACTTGGGACACTGGTTATAGATTGAGTCACAGATAGACTCAGCATTCAGGCCAGGCACATGGTCACAGTTACACCTGTAAACCAGATGTAGAATAGGTTTACCATTTACCATTGCGGTGTTTATCAGTTTGTTAGCTTGAAAGATTCATAAGCAGCTCAAAATGAAATTACTTAATTGCTGTTGGTGAACAAAGAAGTTAGACCACCTTTATATTGTTACGCATTCTTGAAGGGCAAACACTAGGGTTCAAGGTCTATTGCAGTTATTTATTATTCAGGGAGGAAAGCCTagtgaaagaaaataattaatatgcttcctcctgcactttgttgctccaaattccagcatctgcagtcacgtgTGAGCAAAAGTGATTGTAAGTTCATTTTAAAGCAACAGTGAGTTGGTAATTGATAATCCTTAATGTAGTTTGTGCGGATTGTGGGGATTGCATGGTTGGAGAGGAGAAGAGTACAAGATATAAACACTGGAAAAACTCTGCATGTCAACAACATACCTTTCCTGCACTTTATGAAGCACCTCTTTAAATCTGCACCACTGCTGATTATCCCCTTTAATCCATTTCCCGAGTCTTTGTCAAACTTTATCAAATTGTACTTTAAAACACAGATCCAGAGTCTCAGATCCAAGTTTCTCACAGTTAAGCTGAAGTTCCAGCAAGCCACAATCATTCTGAGAAGATTTAGATGGAAATGCTGGTTGATTACCAGCTTGTGGCTTGCTTCAGCTTGACTGTGAGAAATTTGGATCTGAGATTCTGGATCTGGATCTGTGTTTTAAAGTACAATGGTAAATTACCAATGGCATCGTGTTGCCATGAGCTATTGAGTGAAAATTTGTTAACGTCTACTTTCCCTGTCTTACATTTCTGTGCAGAATTTAAGTTTTACTCTTCCCTCTCTATACTTGTGGACACATCACTTTACAATCAAATCTTCAAGTACATAAGTTACTATTATTCAATTGAAACCTAATAATTTGCATGCTACATTAATTTATGTGAATTGAAAACTTGCTGATTAGACTTCAACTTATTGTTATCTATCTGGAGTACCTAAATGGTTTGGAAAGGATTTCAGGAAATGTGGAGAGATATAAATTATAAATATTAGGATCAAACTGGATTCTAAAGTGAGACACTACAATAGAATAGTAGCAGTATTTCTCCATTCTTAGCTTCACGTGCCTGATTGAGAGGGGTGTTAATTTTGAAAACATTGAAGGTTGCAAAGAAAGCTCTGGGATTTGATGAAAAGAAGGCTGATGTATTGAAGATACTGAAAGATTGTGATTGGGATAGCACTGGCAAAATTACTTTTGAAGACTTCAGTGAAGTCGTGACTGATTGGATTTTGGATAGAGATCCAAGGGAAGAAATGCTAAAAGCATTTAAACTATTTGATGATGATGACTCTGCTAAAATCAATCTTCGTAATTTGAGCAGAGTTGCAAGAGAGCTTGTTGAAAACATGACTGATGAAGAGCTATGTACAATGATTGATGGATTTGAtaaagatggagatggagagattAACCAGGAAAAATTCATTGCTATTATGACTGGAGGCATCTAACTTTTTTATGAAACAGCGAAACATTGAATAACTGCAGAACATTAAACAACTGCATGATGTCCTAGCATTTTAATTCCTGTCCAAGTATTTCATAACAGAGGAAAAAGCACATTCAGTATCATGAACATAAAATCAAACACTTTTGTATAGAATCTTTCATCTGAATGAAAATTCTGGATTGTCTTGTATATTTGTTAGAAGTTAGAATTCATAAATTATTTGGATCAAATGAAGTAAAATTTCTGTCACATATTGGAAAtagtatacagtgcattcagaaagtattcagaccccttcactttttccacattttgttacgttgcagccttattttaaaatggattaaattcttttttttaatcatcaatctacacacaataccccataataaaaaagcgaaaacaggcatttagaaatttttgcaaagtaattaaaaataaataactgaaatatcacatttacataagtattcagaccctttactcagtactttgttgaggagaATTTGATGGGTGTACTTTGATGGATGTACTTTGATGGAGAATTACCATTCTCcatggtaatttctcccattcttctctgcaggtcCTCTcagttctgtcaggttggatggggaacttcgatgcacagctattttcacgtccttccagagatgttcgatcgggttcaagtccaggctctggctgggccactcgagGACATTCGCATTGTCACAAAGCCATTCCTGCATGGTCTTGGCtgtgtcgttgtcctgttggaaggtgaacttcCGTCCCGGTCTGATGTCATCAAGTATCTCTCTGTAGCAGGTTGtcgtcaaggatctctctgtactttgctccgttcatctttccctcgatcctgactagtctcccagttcctgctgctgaaaaacatccccacagcctgatgctgccaccaccatgcttcaccgtaggtatggtattggccaggtgatgagcggtgccgcttgcaTTCAGACCAaatagttcaatcttggtttcatcaaaccagagaatcttgtttcacatggtctgagagtcctttagatgccttttggcaaactccaagcaggctgtcatgtgccttttactgaggagtagcttccgtctggccactctaccataaaggcctgattggtggagtgctgcagatatagttgtccttccggaaggttctcccatcttcacagaggaactctggagctctgtcagagtgaccatcgggttcttggtcacctccctgaccaaggcccttctcccccgattgtacagtttggccgggcggctagctctatgaagagtcctggtgattccaaagttcttccatttaagaatgacggaggccactgtgctcttcaggacctgcaatgctgcagaaattgttttagaaacagaaacatagaaaatatgtgcaggaggaggccattcggcccttcgagccagcaccgccattcattgtgatcatggctgatcatccacaatcaataacctatgcctgccttctccccatatctcttgattccactagcccctagagctctatctaactctctcctaaatccatccagtgatttggcctccactgccctctgtggcagagaattccacaaattcacaactctctgggtgaaaaagttccttctcacctcagttttaaacggcctcccctttattctaagactgtgcccgtggttctggacttgcccaacattgggaacatttttcctgcatctagcttgcccagtccttttataattttatatgtctctataagattccctctcatccttctaaactccagtgaatacatgcctagtattttcaatttttcctcatatgacaatcccaccatcccagggatcaatctcgtgaacctacgctgcatagcctcaattacaaggatgtccttcctcaaattaggagaccaaaactgtacacaatactccagatgtaccaCTGCCCTATaccactgcagaagaacctcttaacacctatactgaaatcctctcattatgaaggccaacatgccattagctttcttcactgcctgctatacctgcacgccaactttcagtgactggtgtacaaggacacccaggtctcgctgcacttcccccttacctaacctgacaccatttagataataatgtgcctccttgtttttgctgccaaagtggataatctcacatttatctatattatactgcatctgccatgcatctgcccactcacaacctgtccaggtcaccttcAACCGCGTAACATCctccgcagttcacactgccacccagctttgtgtcatccgcaaacttgctagtgttacttctaattccttcatccaaatcattaatatatatagtaaacagttgcggccccaacaccgagccttgcggcactccactcgccactgcctgccattctgaaaaggacccgtttactcctactctttgcttcctgtctgccaaccaattctctatccatgtcaacaccctacccccaatgccattttatacccttccccagatctgtgtcttgacacaatcctgtctcggaggtctacagacaattccttcatcttcatggcttggtttttgctctaacatacactgtcaactgtgggatcttatatagacaCCTTAAATAatatccaatcaatttaatttaccacttgtGAACTCTAATCaatttgtagaaacatctcaaggataatcaatggaaacaggatgaacctaagctcaattttgagtgtcatcgcaaagggtctgaatacttatgtaaatgtgatatttcagttatttctttttaattactttgcaaaaatttctaaacaactgtttcgcttcttcattctggggtattgtgtgtagattaatgataagaaaaaaagaatttaatccattttaaaataaggctgtaacataacaaaatgtgggaaaagtgaaggggtctgaatactttctgaatgcactgtaagtagTTGAATTCCTATTAATATTTCTATacacctctctcctgagatgttgcctggcctgctgagttactccagcatttagtgaccaAACTTATCCATTCCCTTCTGCAACTATTATTCTCCTCAGGCCTTGTAGTTCTACCTGGCCTGAGGTAGGAGATTAGAACCCAAATCTCCTGCTGAGATTAGGAGAACCCAACAGGAATACTACAGGATCCGTGGAATGTTCATTTTAAACTTCACCTTCTTTTGCTTTTCCTTGAAGACAAACTCTATGGAAAATTATTCCTTAAACTCTCCCTTTTGGTGATCACACATTTTTGATTTGCAGGTTGCAGAAATAGCTTTCTCCGATTTGCTTTAATAGCATCTCTCTTAATTTAAAACAATTCTATGAACATCTTGTTGTTCAAGTGAACAGGACCCCTTTAATAAACCCTGATAAATTAAACCCTGACCCCAAAGTGGCAGTATGCAACAGCCACCTTACAGTGTCCTGCTGGCAATTGGAATGCAAGGATGTGGTAAAAGACCATTCTGTACTGGCTCAGTGTAAACCAATTTCATTGCCCctaggtacatgagacaataaggtACCTTTGAACCATGGTCGAAGACCTTCTCCAACTGTGTTTGGATTTTAGAGAACCAGTTCTCATCTATTGGTCTGCCTGGTGGTCATTGGCTACTTGTGGGTTACTTCAAGTTGTAAATTATATGAAAGTGCTACAGGTACAGCCtaagatcaagagtcaagagagtttaattgcacaggaatggaacaatgaaattcttaaatgATGCAGCGTTACAATCTCATTAAAGTAACAACgctacaaataaatatacaataacacaataaattatcagttgtgCCTGGTAACTTGACCATATGACTAGAATAGTGCAAGCAACGTATACAGTGCAGCCTGTAAAAAGCCCATCATGGGTCATTTGCTGATGTAGGGTTGTGGTTAACCATGTGCAGGGTGGTATAAGAGCCTGATTGGtaatggggaaaaagctgttcttgaatgtgGAGTCGCAGTTATCAGgcatcctataccttcttcctgatggtagcagtgagacgaGATCATTGTCAATGGTGTTGGTCCTTGATGACGTCAGTTTCCTTCCTGAGATATGCTTCTTTAAATCccttagatggtggggaggtcagacctGTGACAGACAAGGCAAAGTCCACCACTTTATGCAGCTTCCTTTGTTCTTAGACGTCcgagttaccaaaccaggcccTGATCCAatcagtcagtgtgctctctaacgtacacctgtagaaatttGACAGAATATTCGCaaacatgccaaatctcctcaaacttTGGAGGAAGTAGAGATAATGATaaactttctttgtgattgcatcaatgtgctgggcccaggacagatcttcagagatttccccaggaacttgaagctggtgaccctctcccccaccatccgGCAGATGAAAACAGGCTCGTGGACTCTTGGCTttgccttcctgaagtcaacaatcacctccttggtcttgctaatgttaaGAGTAAGATGATGTTGTGATTGCAATATTTTCCTTTTTGGATGAGTTGAATTCTAATATTCATCTATTTTATCATTAAAATTTGCACCATTTATTATAATGCCTGTAATGTATTCATACATATTCATATGTTATGTTAATGAGTTGGTGTTCAATATAAGCAGGGAATACTGGGTAATAAAAACTGGCAGGTGATAccggcaactaacgtgtgagtctAGTTCTTCATTATGCCTTCCGGAATATAACAAAATTGGTGACGAAGACGGGATTGCATAGGATTTGAGAGTGTTTTTGTTTCTTCAAGCTAGTATAGCCTTTGTGCAGCTGTTTTAGGTGAATTGCTATACCAGAACAGAAAGGAAATCGGGGTTTTTGAGCAGACTTTcctcttcctttttaaaaaaaagagagggacaagatggcggcatccacgggctacatcggaaACCTTGGCACTTTCGACagaagtagagagccgttcagctcctatatggaaagagcgaacatgttcttcatggcaaacaactgTCGTTCAATCAAACACATACACAGAAGTAACAACTCATAGTCTTTATTGTAACACAAGCGGAGGAAACATTACATGCTATCGTCTTCGTAGTCAGCATCAAGTCCCCCTGTGTGACGGTGGAAGGCTGTTTACATAGTCCAGGTAGGGATGAAGATCCGGACTGGACcacatgtggaatgtgcagcgCGTATAATAAGTGTGATGATGGATGTAGTGAAGGCGATCTAATATGGTTGATCTACAACAACATAgcggtgaaggagaggtagtgacTGCAACAAACAAGGCCATTCGCAAACGCACGAAAGCAATTCTGCTCATGGAGATCGgtcctgaagtgtacggcacacttgtgaatctccttgcgcccataaaggcaaaagacgtGCCATTCAATGACATTatgaagaagttggaggagcacttcaacccaaagcctctggaaattgcagaaagctataaattcggcacgagaaaccagaagcagaatgagacaatcagtgagtacattgttgccttgaaaaacttaactttgcactgtaactttggaac
The genomic region above belongs to Rhinoraja longicauda isolate Sanriku21f chromosome 13, sRhiLon1.1, whole genome shotgun sequence and contains:
- the LOC144599362 gene encoding centrin-3-like, producing the protein MILCNGSIVQHSAYKVAKKALGFDEKKADVLKILKDCDWDSTGKITFEDFSEVVTDWILDRDPREEMLKAFKLFDDDDSAKINLRNLSRVARELVENMTDEELCTMIDGFDKDGDGEINQEKFIAIMTGGI